One window of the Candidatus Tisiphia endosymbiont of Sialis lutaria genome contains the following:
- a CDS encoding IS1634 family transposase — MFVRVKKSATRNVNAVQLVEGIRDPITNKVKQRVVRHIGSASDQEEITKLIELAEFIKVEITSSTQPNLIPDKDIVSMAMSSRQRCEKEQIQPQPIDDISNLRSQGSTIIGIHEVYGKIYDQLGFNKILPNPAREVSSINIIRNVVLARIANPTSKRETVNLLVNNYGVDLKLDSVYKTMDKIDDKVVEKIEQCALLSSQKLFKEKIDVLFYDATTLYFESFTEDELKSKGFSKDHKFNEVQVMLSIFVTNNGIPIGYEIFPGATYEGHTLLKALDSLKGRFAIDKVVFVADSGMLNNENLALLEQAGYQYIVGAKIKNMTKDITAKILNSDDYQPLTVDAEEYKGKIIELAEKGRKLIMSYSSKRAYKDAQDREQALKKLMKKMNRSKGVKSLISASGYKKYLIINNNDKFAVNEQKIEEDSKWDGLHGVISNLENVDIAYILSRYKGLWQIEETFRVSKHDIKIRPIYHWSPSRIKAHIALCFMALVCIRHLEYRVNLQSIKLSPERLRKALIGVEITSVVHIKDKRVFGIPSPVSDEAKIIYKAMNLPISTIPYLISSGE, encoded by the coding sequence ATGTTCGTTAGAGTCAAAAAATCTGCTACCCGTAATGTTAACGCTGTTCAACTAGTAGAAGGGATACGCGATCCCATAACTAATAAAGTAAAACAACGGGTTGTTCGACATATTGGCAGTGCATCAGACCAAGAAGAAATAACTAAATTAATAGAGCTTGCTGAATTCATTAAGGTTGAAATCACTAGTAGCACTCAACCTAATCTTATCCCAGACAAGGATATAGTATCGATGGCGATGTCATCTAGACAGCGGTGCGAGAAAGAACAAATACAACCACAACCTATTGATGATATCAGCAATTTACGTAGTCAAGGAAGCACTATCATTGGCATTCATGAGGTGTATGGAAAAATTTATGACCAACTTGGTTTTAATAAAATCTTACCCAATCCTGCCAGGGAAGTGTCGAGCATAAACATAATACGCAATGTTGTTTTAGCTCGTATTGCTAACCCAACTAGTAAGCGTGAAACAGTCAATTTATTGGTCAATAATTATGGAGTAGATTTAAAGCTTGATTCGGTATACAAAACTATGGATAAAATAGATGATAAGGTGGTTGAGAAAATCGAGCAGTGTGCTTTACTTAGCAGTCAAAAGTTGTTTAAAGAAAAAATCGATGTACTATTTTATGATGCAACTACTCTTTATTTTGAATCATTTACTGAAGATGAGTTGAAGAGTAAGGGGTTTAGTAAAGATCATAAATTCAATGAAGTACAGGTAATGCTGAGCATTTTTGTTACTAATAATGGTATTCCAATCGGTTATGAGATATTTCCTGGAGCGACCTATGAAGGTCATACTTTATTGAAAGCTTTAGATAGCTTGAAAGGCAGGTTTGCTATTGATAAAGTAGTGTTTGTAGCAGACAGCGGTATGTTGAATAATGAAAATTTAGCTCTATTAGAACAAGCTGGCTATCAATATATAGTAGGTGCCAAAATTAAGAATATGACTAAGGATATTACAGCTAAAATCTTAAATAGTGATGATTATCAGCCATTAACCGTTGATGCAGAAGAATATAAGGGAAAAATAATTGAACTAGCTGAAAAGGGTCGCAAACTGATTATGAGCTATAGTAGCAAAAGGGCTTATAAAGATGCTCAAGATAGAGAGCAAGCATTGAAGAAATTAATGAAAAAAATGAACAGAAGTAAAGGAGTTAAGTCGTTAATTTCTGCTAGTGGTTATAAAAAATATTTAATAATTAATAATAATGATAAGTTTGCAGTAAACGAGCAAAAGATAGAGGAAGATAGCAAATGGGACGGTTTGCATGGAGTTATTAGTAACCTAGAAAATGTTGATATAGCGTATATATTGTCTCGTTATAAAGGATTGTGGCAAATTGAAGAAACATTTAGAGTTAGTAAACACGATATTAAGATTAGACCAATTTATCATTGGAGTCCTAGTAGAATCAAGGCACATATTGCTTTATGTTTTATGGCGTTAGTATGTATCAGGCATTTAGAATATCGGGTAAATTTACAGTCAATTAAACTATCACCGGAACGATTACGTAAAGCACTAATTGGGGTGGAAATTACCAGTGTAGTACACATTAAAGATAAAAGAGTATTTGGCATTCCATCCCCGGTATCAGATGAGGCAAAGATTATTTATAAGGCAATGAATTTACCGATTAGCACTATTCCTTATTTAATATCATCAGGAGAGTAA
- a CDS encoding Rrf2 family transcriptional regulator — MQLTTKGRYAVMAILEIASQMSDTPVTLAEISAKQHIPVNYLEQIFAKLKKANIVRSAKGRKGGYIINEKLDKIRITNIIDAVDENIEMTRCLGKSGNSCVPNKVQCNAHHLWLGLSRHIRDYFDTISIADML, encoded by the coding sequence ATGCAATTAACTACAAAAGGGCGATATGCGGTGATGGCAATCTTAGAAATTGCATCACAAATGTCGGATACGCCTGTTACCTTGGCTGAAATTTCAGCAAAACAACATATACCGGTTAATTATTTGGAGCAAATTTTTGCAAAACTGAAGAAAGCTAACATAGTTAGATCAGCTAAAGGTCGAAAAGGTGGTTATATCATTAATGAAAAATTAGATAAAATCAGGATTACTAATATTATTGATGCGGTAGATGAGAATATCGAAATGACCAGATGTTTAGGGAAATCTGGAAATAGTTGTGTACCTAATAAAGTGCAATGTAACGCCCATCATTTATGGTTGGGTTTAAGTCGGCATATAAGGGATTATTTTGATACTATTTCGATAGCTGATATGCTTTAG
- a CDS encoding citrate synthase: MKVENVELKIGDKTFNLPIKRASIGQDVIDVSSIYSLTGYFTYDPGFMSTAACKSAMTYIDGDQGILRYRGYDIKTLAERSNFLEVSYLLLNGELPTIDQYKSFSQKITYHSLINEQLRNLFMAFCPSDHPMAIMLAVVGSLSAFYPDFLNVEENERELISIRMIAKMPTIAAMAYKYSIGQPFIYPDNSLDFTENFLYMMFSTPCEKYKVNQVVKNALDKIFILHADHEQNASTSTVRLAGSSGANPFACISTGIASLWGPAHGGANEAVINMLKEIGTINRIPEYIARAKDKNDPFRLMGFGHRVYKSYDPRAIVLRETCKEVLDELGNRNNPLLQIATELEKIALNDQYFIDRKLYPNVDFYSGIIYQAMGIPSQMFTVLFAMARTVGWMGQWKEMHEDPEQKISRPRQLYTGYVQREFMPFDKR; the protein is encoded by the coding sequence ATGAAAGTAGAAAATGTTGAACTAAAAATAGGAGATAAAACCTTTAATTTACCAATCAAAAGAGCCTCAATCGGTCAAGATGTTATTGATGTTAGCAGTATATATTCATTAACAGGCTATTTCACTTACGACCCTGGATTTATGTCTACAGCAGCTTGTAAATCAGCTATGACATATATAGATGGTGATCAGGGGATATTGAGATATCGGGGATATGATATTAAAACATTAGCAGAAAGAAGTAATTTCTTAGAGGTATCCTATTTGCTATTAAATGGTGAATTGCCGACTATTGATCAATATAAATCTTTCTCTCAGAAAATTACTTATCATTCTTTGATTAATGAGCAGCTTAGAAATTTATTTATGGCTTTTTGTCCATCAGATCATCCTATGGCAATTATGCTGGCGGTGGTAGGCTCTTTATCTGCATTCTACCCGGATTTTCTAAATGTAGAAGAAAATGAACGTGAATTGATTTCTATTAGAATGATCGCCAAAATGCCAACTATTGCGGCAATGGCATATAAATATTCAATAGGACAGCCTTTTATCTATCCTGATAATAGTCTAGATTTTACTGAAAATTTTCTCTATATGATGTTTTCAACCCCTTGTGAAAAATATAAGGTGAATCAGGTAGTAAAGAATGCCTTAGATAAAATATTCATCCTTCATGCTGATCACGAGCAGAATGCCTCCACTTCAACAGTACGTTTAGCCGGGTCGTCCGGAGCCAATCCATTTGCTTGTATCAGTACTGGCATAGCTTCTTTATGGGGACCAGCCCATGGTGGAGCTAATGAGGCAGTAATTAACATGTTGAAAGAGATTGGCACCATAAACCGTATTCCGGAATATATCGCACGGGCAAAAGATAAAAATGATCCATTTCGATTAATGGGTTTTGGTCACCGAGTTTATAAAAGTTATGATCCAAGAGCAATTGTACTTAGAGAAACTTGCAAAGAAGTATTAGATGAGTTAGGGAACCGTAATAACCCCTTATTACAAATTGCTACTGAGCTTGAAAAAATTGCTCTCAATGACCAATATTTTATCGATCGCAAGCTTTATCCGAATGTTGATTTTTATTCTGGTATTATTTATCAGGCTATGGGTATACCATCACAGATGTTTACAGTATTGTTTGCTATGGCAAGAACTGTCGGCTGGATGGGGCAATGGAAAGAGATGCATGAAGATCCAGAACAAAAAATTAGCAGACCTCGGCAATTATATACTGGGTATGTACAAAGAGAATTTATGCCTTTTGATAAAAGATAA
- a CDS encoding BglII/BstYI family type II restriction endonuclease, giving the protein MKIVYEYSHLGGKQILQVDYPKIFQEVHESIKAINDIKKNKISKEKANKGKMLYSPKELNNAFAQQFNSRGFHEIIDKYDIVIPNHDKVISNSYKQIDFVKDKVLVEVQFGKYAFMFYDLAKFQYFFNENKADVGIEIVPCHSLQQQMSTGVSYGEQLVYDIERLKRHFPAVPVCVILVDIGENI; this is encoded by the coding sequence ATGAAAATAGTTTATGAATATTCTCATCTTGGAGGAAAGCAAATTTTACAAGTTGATTATCCTAAAATTTTTCAAGAAGTTCATGAATCAATAAAAGCGATAAATGATATAAAGAAAAACAAAATCAGCAAAGAGAAAGCAAATAAAGGAAAAATGCTTTATTCGCCAAAAGAATTAAATAATGCTTTTGCTCAACAATTTAACTCAAGAGGATTTCACGAAATAATAGATAAATATGATATTGTTATACCAAATCACGACAAGGTTATATCAAATTCATATAAACAAATAGATTTTGTAAAGGATAAGGTTTTAGTTGAAGTTCAATTTGGCAAATATGCTTTTATGTTTTATGATCTGGCAAAATTTCAGTATTTTTTCAATGAAAATAAGGCTGATGTAGGAATAGAAATAGTACCATGTCATAGTTTACAACAACAAATGTCAACAGGTGTTTCTTATGGAGAACAGCTTGTTTACGATATTGAAAGATTAAAAAGGCATTTCCCTGCTGTTCCTGTTTGTGTAATCCTGGTTGATATAGGGGAAAATATATAA
- a CDS encoding 6-carboxytetrahydropterin synthase yields the protein MIKCTRKIEFDAGHRVIGHKNKCQFLHGHRYVLEVTAGSDVTNNLGMVVDFSYLKSVIKNWIDDNFDHNIILHQNDKEIGDKICDWTGQKIYYMQQNPTAENIALHLKLDILPKLFTNSSFFITKVKLFETPNCFVEV from the coding sequence ATGATAAAATGTACTCGCAAAATTGAATTTGATGCAGGTCATAGGGTGATCGGGCATAAGAATAAATGTCAATTTTTACACGGTCATCGTTATGTCCTTGAAGTTACCGCTGGATCTGATGTTACCAATAATCTTGGTATGGTGGTAGATTTTAGTTACCTAAAATCAGTAATAAAAAACTGGATAGATGATAATTTTGATCATAATATTATATTACATCAAAATGATAAAGAGATAGGAGATAAAATATGTGATTGGACTGGTCAGAAAATATATTATATGCAACAAAATCCAACGGCAGAAAATATAGCATTACACTTAAAGTTGGATATATTGCCAAAATTATTTACTAATAGTTCCTTTTTTATTACAAAAGTCAAATTATTTGAAACACCTAATTGCTTTGTTGAGGTATAA
- a CDS encoding IscS subfamily cysteine desulfurase, translating into MDKLEKLRQQVKLTGKSLPIYMDYQSTTPMDPRVLECMLPYFTTKFGNPHSRSHSFGWEAEEAVEMSREKVARLIGADSKEIVFTSGATESNNLAIKGIAKFYGSKKNHIITVISEHKCVLDACRHLENEGFKVTYLPIQANGLIDLQQLRNAITDQTMLVSVMAVNNEIGVIQPIKEIGKICRELGVFFHSDIAQGYGKIPIDVNDCNIDLASISGHKIYGPKGIGALYVRKKPRVRLVPILNGGGQERGMRSGTLPTPLIVGLGAAAELALSEMSQDAKLVEELFDRFYNNITKQIADVYLNGDMHKRYKGNLNLSFAYVEGESMILAIKDLAVSSGSACTSSSLEPSYVLRAMGVDEEMAHTSIRFGIGRFTTKEEIDYAVELIKSKINKLRELSPLWEMVQEGVNLKQIKWAIH; encoded by the coding sequence ATGGATAAATTAGAAAAATTAAGACAACAAGTAAAATTAACTGGTAAATCGCTACCAATTTATATGGATTATCAATCAACAACCCCTATGGATCCAAGGGTTCTAGAATGTATGTTGCCGTATTTTACTACTAAATTTGGTAATCCGCACTCTAGGAGTCATTCCTTTGGTTGGGAAGCTGAAGAAGCTGTAGAAATGTCAAGAGAGAAAGTGGCAAGGCTTATTGGTGCTGATTCTAAAGAAATTGTTTTTACTTCTGGTGCTACTGAATCTAACAATTTAGCGATAAAAGGTATTGCTAAATTCTATGGTAGTAAGAAAAATCACATAATAACAGTGATAAGTGAACATAAATGCGTTTTAGATGCTTGTCGGCATTTAGAAAATGAAGGATTTAAGGTAACATATTTGCCAATTCAGGCAAATGGCTTGATTGATTTACAGCAATTAAGAAATGCCATAACCGACCAAACTATGCTGGTATCGGTGATGGCGGTAAATAATGAAATCGGTGTTATTCAGCCAATTAAAGAAATTGGCAAAATTTGTCGGGAATTAGGCGTATTCTTTCACTCAGATATTGCCCAAGGATATGGTAAAATCCCCATAGATGTTAATGATTGTAACATTGATTTGGCAAGTATTTCTGGGCATAAAATTTATGGTCCCAAAGGTATTGGAGCTTTATATGTAAGAAAAAAACCTAGGGTACGATTAGTGCCAATTTTAAATGGTGGTGGACAGGAAAGAGGTATGCGTTCTGGAACTCTCCCAACTCCTTTAATTGTTGGACTCGGGGCAGCAGCTGAATTAGCTCTATCGGAAATGTCGCAAGATGCTAAACTAGTAGAAGAGCTTTTTGATAGATTTTATAATAATATTACTAAACAAATTGCTGATGTCTATTTAAACGGTGATATGCATAAGAGATATAAGGGAAATTTAAATTTAAGTTTTGCTTATGTCGAAGGGGAGTCAATGATATTGGCTATTAAGGATTTAGCCGTTTCATCTGGTTCAGCTTGTACCTCATCTTCACTGGAGCCATCATATGTGTTAAGAGCTATGGGGGTTGACGAAGAAATGGCACATACATCGATTAGGTTTGGTATTGGTAGATTTACCACTAAAGAAGAAATAGATTATGCTGTAGAGTTAATAAAGTCAAAAATTAACAAGTTAAGAGAACTGAGTCCTCTTTGGGAGATGGTTCAAGAAGGTGTTAATTTAAAGCAAATTAAGTGGGCAATACACTAG
- a CDS encoding Rpn family recombination-promoting nuclease/putative transposase, which translates to MTLEKPKHDEIFRKSMENPIVAKEFLATHLPKDVLALIDSTSLKLEKDSFIEPDLSETISDVLFSVKFNDQDGYIFLLLEHQSTVDKMMAFRLFKYMINICDRYLTTNPKAKRLPVIYPLIIYNGKKKYNASLNIWNLFSHPDLARGFWTNDCQLINVHDIPDEELKKKIWSGILLFFLKHIHERQLLKRWQEISYLLPKLSKITIGYDHIRNLLSYTLTFIEQSDKIELEKILKNSLTKEKGEELMPSIAQVWKEEGIQIGLQDGIKIGEARGKARGEAIGEARGEARGEARGRAEGEAKLIKMMINNGSSIEEVARITGLSITKINELLKVQ; encoded by the coding sequence ATGACTCTAGAAAAGCCAAAACATGACGAAATCTTTCGCAAATCTATGGAGAATCCCATAGTTGCTAAAGAATTTTTGGCAACTCATTTGCCGAAGGATGTGTTGGCTTTAATCGATAGTACATCTTTAAAATTAGAAAAAGATAGTTTTATTGAGCCAGACCTTTCTGAAACTATTTCAGATGTATTATTTTCTGTTAAGTTTAATGATCAGGATGGCTATATTTTTTTGCTATTGGAACATCAAAGTACTGTTGATAAAATGATGGCATTTAGGTTATTTAAATATATGATTAATATTTGTGATCGATATTTAACTACTAATCCTAAAGCTAAACGCCTTCCAGTAATTTATCCCCTAATAATTTATAATGGCAAGAAGAAATATAACGCATCGCTCAATATATGGAATTTATTTAGCCATCCAGATTTAGCCAGAGGCTTTTGGACAAATGATTGTCAGCTTATTAACGTACATGACATCCCCGATGAAGAACTCAAGAAAAAAATATGGTCTGGGATTTTGTTATTTTTCCTTAAGCACATCCACGAACGTCAATTACTGAAAAGATGGCAAGAAATCTCTTATCTCTTGCCTAAATTGAGTAAAATAACAATAGGCTATGACCATATAAGAAATCTATTGAGCTATACTTTGACCTTTATTGAGCAAAGTGATAAAATAGAGTTAGAAAAAATATTAAAAAATAGTTTAACTAAAGAAAAAGGAGAAGAACTTATGCCTAGTATAGCTCAAGTATGGAAAGAAGAAGGGATTCAAATCGGACTACAAGATGGTATCAAAATCGGAGAGGCCAGAGGTAAAGCTAGAGGAGAAGCCATAGGAGAAGCTAGAGGAGAAGCTAGAGGAGAAGCTAGAGGTAGAGCCGAGGGTGAAGCTAAATTAATAAAAATGATGATAAACAATGGTAGCTCTATTGAAGAAGTAGCAAGAATTACTGGACTATCTATTACTAAAATCAATGAATTACTGAAAGTACAGTAA
- a CDS encoding site-specific DNA-methyltransferase: MAQEAIRVPEIQEKNYSFSEFVNKLPCQKQEHNILKNSFDLNNQAILFEGDCMKLLKQISDNSINLIITSPPYNIGKEYEKKLDINKYYNWQKEVINECYRVLKDDGHICWQVGNYVENGEVIPLDILLYPIFSELKMKMRNRVIWHFGHGLHASKRFSGRHETIMWFSKTDNYYFDLDAVRIPQKYPNKKYFKGNKKGELSCNPKGKNPSDVWDIPNVKSNHIEKTEHPCQFPVGLVERLVLSMTKKDDIVLDPFVGSGSSFVASLKNSRKCIGAEIDEKYINISKKRIKETLSGTSRVREMNKPVYEPETV, from the coding sequence ATGGCACAAGAAGCAATTAGAGTACCTGAAATACAGGAAAAGAATTATAGTTTTAGTGAATTTGTGAATAAATTGCCTTGTCAAAAACAAGAACATAATATCTTAAAAAATAGTTTTGATTTAAATAATCAAGCAATTCTATTTGAAGGTGATTGTATGAAATTATTAAAACAGATTTCAGATAACAGTATAAATTTAATAATAACATCACCGCCATATAACATAGGTAAGGAATACGAAAAAAAATTAGATATTAATAAATATTATAATTGGCAAAAAGAAGTCATCAATGAGTGTTATAGAGTGCTAAAAGATGATGGACATATTTGTTGGCAGGTCGGTAATTATGTAGAAAATGGAGAAGTAATACCTTTAGATATTTTATTATATCCTATATTTTCAGAATTAAAAATGAAAATGAGAAATAGGGTTATTTGGCATTTTGGACATGGATTACATGCTTCAAAAAGATTCTCTGGAAGACATGAAACTATTATGTGGTTTAGTAAAACCGACAATTATTACTTTGACTTAGATGCTGTTAGGATACCTCAAAAATATCCTAATAAAAAATATTTTAAAGGTAACAAAAAAGGGGAATTGTCTTGCAATCCAAAAGGTAAGAACCCATCAGATGTTTGGGATATTCCAAATGTAAAAAGTAATCATATAGAAAAAACGGAACACCCGTGTCAATTTCCCGTCGGTTTAGTTGAAAGGTTGGTTTTATCAATGACAAAAAAAGATGATATTGTTTTAGATCCTTTTGTTGGTTCTGGTAGTTCTTTTGTTGCAAGTCTAAAAAATTCTAGAAAATGTATAGGGGCAGAAATAGATGAGAAATATATAAATATTTCAAAAAAAAGAATTAAAGAAACATTAAGCGGAACTAGTAGGGTTAGAGAAATGAATAAACCCGTCTATGAACCTGAAACAGTATGA
- the cutA gene encoding divalent-cation tolerance protein CutA, translating into MVQRCCVILTTTDDQQVLDKLTISLLEANLAACIQVDNIVSYFKWEGKISSVPEFRIVVKAKSDNYNAIEKMIIDIHNYDLPQIIKLDIQDGLPEYLNWVTQSI; encoded by the coding sequence GTGGTACAAAGATGTTGTGTAATTTTAACTACGACCGATGACCAGCAAGTATTAGACAAACTAACCATTAGTTTGTTGGAAGCAAATCTAGCTGCTTGCATACAAGTAGACAATATAGTCAGCTATTTTAAATGGGAAGGTAAGATATCTTCTGTACCAGAATTTCGTATTGTAGTAAAAGCCAAGTCTGATAACTACAATGCAATAGAAAAGATGATTATTGATATACACAATTATGATCTTCCTCAAATAATAAAGCTCGACATTCAAGATGGGCTACCGGAGTACTTAAACTGGGTAACTCAAAGTATCTAA
- a CDS encoding cysteine desulfurase family protein, giving the protein MLYLDHNATTNIHPKVKELMENLMIETYYNPSSIHTKGRYARSLVEIARQQVAKSVGADINSREYQVIFTSSGTESNNLLMNNYYDGEIFVSSIEHLSIFDHTKYRDNIKIIHVDSDGIVDIEHLEQLLSTSQASKKLVSVMLANNESGVVQNIQQLVKIAQKYGAVFHSDCVQAVGKIPVNIKELAVDFATISAHKLGGMQGSSALIVKAGNTLKAMMIGGGQERNIRSGTENVLAIASFGLASSIVTNELADRYNKMKKLQTYLEQNLLNYKNVKIVSNNVERLPNTTLMIVPETDAQTKLIAFDLRGIAVSSGSACSSGKVGKSHVLSSMGVSEEDARSSIRISFDYQQTIEDVVTFIKAFEEVYSNG; this is encoded by the coding sequence ATGTTATATTTAGATCATAATGCTACTACTAACATTCATCCTAAGGTTAAAGAGCTGATGGAGAATTTGATGATAGAGACCTATTATAATCCGTCTTCTATTCATACAAAGGGGCGTTATGCTCGAAGTTTAGTAGAAATAGCTAGGCAGCAGGTTGCGAAATCTGTTGGAGCTGATATAAATTCTAGGGAATATCAGGTAATTTTTACTTCCTCTGGTACAGAGAGTAATAATTTGCTGATGAATAATTATTACGATGGAGAAATTTTTGTTTCTAGTATAGAGCATTTATCGATCTTTGATCACACTAAATATCGGGATAATATTAAAATTATCCACGTTGATAGTGATGGCATTGTTGATATTGAACATTTAGAGCAATTATTATCAACTAGTCAAGCTAGTAAAAAGCTAGTCTCTGTGATGTTGGCTAATAATGAAAGTGGTGTTGTACAAAACATACAGCAGCTAGTTAAAATTGCCCAAAAATATGGAGCGGTATTTCATAGTGATTGCGTGCAAGCAGTTGGCAAAATACCGGTCAATATTAAAGAACTAGCTGTTGATTTTGCTACTATATCAGCTCACAAATTAGGAGGAATGCAGGGTAGTAGTGCGTTGATTGTTAAGGCAGGAAATACGCTTAAAGCGATGATGATTGGCGGAGGGCAAGAGAGGAATATTCGCTCAGGTACAGAAAATGTGCTGGCAATTGCCTCGTTCGGGCTTGCATCATCAATAGTTACTAATGAGCTAGCAGATAGATATAATAAAATGAAGAAATTACAAACATATTTGGAGCAGAATTTACTTAACTATAAAAATGTTAAAATAGTGTCAAATAATGTTGAAAGACTACCTAATACTACCTTGATGATTGTGCCAGAAACTGATGCACAAACTAAGTTGATAGCTTTTGATTTAAGGGGTATAGCGGTGAGTTCCGGCTCTGCCTGTTCATCAGGAAAAGTTGGCAAGTCACATGTGTTATCTTCTATGGGGGTTAGTGAGGAAGATGCTAGGTCTTCGATTAGAATCAGTTTCGATTATCAACAAACTATTGAAGATGTTGTGACATTTATTAAAGCGTTTGAAGAAGTATACTCAAATGGATAA
- a CDS encoding dicarboxylate/amino acid:cation symporter encodes MKLWKKVTLGLILGIVFGIYFPEYVSYIKPLGDIFLRLIKMIIAPLIFFSLVAGITSMNDPASLGRVGLKAVAAFLGTTFFAVVFGITVALILKPGHGVHINFDVAQTIPQEKSFNILNFFVSIVPENVVGSFANSNVLQIVFFAIFFGLVINKMGISAEPIKNLFHILSKVVLKMISMIIQLSPYGAFALTAWIVGTQGFDVMISLSKLVVAVVIAMICQYGIFGMLIYLFCRISPLPFYRKSLEYQVLAFSTSSSKATLATTMQVCRERLGISESSTSFVLPLGASINMDGFAINLALTTIFFAQMMGVDLALHDYLVIIITSTLGSIGGAGIPGASLIMLPMVLSSINLPIEGVAIIAGIDRILDMLRTTINITGDATITLIIDNSEGTLDKDTYNSI; translated from the coding sequence ATGAAATTATGGAAAAAAGTTACATTGGGGTTAATCTTAGGTATAGTGTTTGGTATATATTTTCCTGAATATGTATCTTACATAAAACCGCTAGGAGATATTTTCCTGCGTTTGATAAAAATGATTATTGCTCCTTTAATATTTTTTAGTTTAGTAGCGGGTATAACTAGTATGAATGACCCTGCTTCTCTTGGTAGAGTAGGGTTAAAGGCGGTTGCAGCTTTCTTAGGCACGACCTTCTTTGCCGTAGTTTTTGGTATTACAGTTGCTCTTATATTAAAGCCAGGGCATGGTGTACATATTAACTTTGATGTTGCACAAACTATACCGCAAGAAAAATCCTTTAACATACTTAACTTTTTTGTAAGTATTGTACCTGAGAATGTAGTAGGTTCATTTGCCAATTCTAATGTTTTACAAATTGTATTCTTTGCAATATTTTTTGGACTTGTGATAAATAAAATGGGTATTAGTGCTGAACCAATTAAGAATTTATTTCATATATTATCAAAAGTGGTGTTAAAAATGATCTCAATGATCATTCAGCTTTCTCCATATGGTGCATTTGCTTTAACGGCTTGGATAGTTGGTACTCAGGGCTTTGATGTAATGATTAGTTTGTCCAAATTAGTTGTTGCGGTAGTTATTGCTATGATATGTCAATATGGTATTTTTGGCATGTTAATTTATCTATTCTGTCGAATATCACCATTACCTTTTTATAGAAAAAGTCTAGAATATCAAGTGCTTGCCTTTTCTACTTCTAGTAGTAAAGCAACGCTTGCTACTACTATGCAAGTTTGTCGTGAACGACTAGGTATATCTGAATCTAGCACTTCTTTTGTATTACCACTTGGTGCATCGATAAACATGGATGGGTTTGCAATAAATTTAGCTCTTACCACTATATTCTTTGCCCAAATGATGGGTGTAGATTTAGCATTGCATGATTATTTAGTAATCATTATTACCTCAACTCTCGGGTCTATAGGTGGAGCTGGCATTCCTGGAGCTTCTTTAATAATGCTACCTATGGTACTGTCTTCGATCAATTTACCGATTGAAGGGGTTGCTATAATCGCTGGAATTGATAGGATATTAGATATGTTACGTACGACCATTAATATTACAGGGGATGCAACAATTACCTTGATTATCGATAATAGTGAAGGTACTCTGGATAAAGATACATATAACTCAATATAA